GATTCCGGCCGCATCGTGCGTGCGAAGAATTTCTCCGTTGGCTATTTGCCGCAGGAACTCACTTCCACTTCAGAACAAACCGTATTTGACGAAGCTTTGTCCGGATGCGGATCCGCGAGGGAGATCGAGCTTCAGTTGCAGGCAACAGAAAGAGCGATGACCGAAACGGATCCCAAATCGGAGGAATATGCAGAGCTTGTACATGAGTTTGGGCGACTTCAGCATTTGTTCGAAGAGGCAGATGGTTTTACATTGCAATCGAAAACCGCTCGTGTTTTACAAGGACTCGCTGTTCCTTCCGAATGGTGGAAATTGCCGCTGAAACAATTAAGCGGCGGTTGGCAAATGCGTGTGCATCTTGCGCGCTTGATTCTGTCAGCCCCTTCCCTCTTGCTTCTGGATGAACCCACGAATCATCTGGATGTTGAGTCGATTGTCTGGCTTTCCTCTTTTCTCCGGACGTACGAAGGCGGACTCGTGATGATCTCTCACGATCGATATTTCCTAGATGAAAATGTTCGCGAGATCGTTGAGATTGAAAATCGAAAACTGCACTTTTATGCGGGTAACTTTTCCTTCTACCAGCAAGAAAAGCAGAATCGTTTGGAGTTGTTGCTCAACACTTACGAGAATCAGCAAGGTGAGATTGCAAGAACGGAGAGGTTCATTGAACGCTTCCGCTATAAAGCCACGAAAGCGCGTCAGGTGCAGAGTCGCATCAAGCAACTGGAAAAACTGGAGCGCGTCGAACTTCCAGATGGAACGGAGGAAATCCATCTTCGATTGCCAGAAGCTCCCCGCTCGGGACGCGTGGTCCTCGAAGGTCAAAAACTCGGACATTCTTATGGCGATAAAAACGTTTTTTCAAACTTAAATTTTCTCCTGGAACGTGGCGAGAAAGTAGCGCTGGTCGGGGTGAATGGCGCTGGAAAAACCACTCTTCTAAAGATTCTTGCAAATGTCGAAAATCCAGTCGAAGGATCGGTAAATTTTGGACATAATGTCTTCCCCGCTTACTACGCTCAGATTGTGGCGGAACAATTCGATTTGCGAAACACGGTTCTCAAGGAAATGCTGCGCGAAGACACGGGACACGATGAAACATTTCTCCGGACGATTCTCGGATCCTTTTTATTTACAGGCGACGCCGTGTACAAGAAAGTATCTGTGCTTTCCGGTGGAGAAAAGAGCAGACTGGCTCTTGCAAAAATCCTTTTGCGACCCTCCAACCTGTTGTTGCTGGACGAACCGACAAACCATCTGGACATGGCATCCAAAGATATTTTATTGGAGGCGCTTCAGGAATATAAAGGTGCGATTCTTTTTATCGCACACGATCGTTATTTTATGGATCAACTTGCCCAAAGAATCCTGGAACTGAAGGACGGAATTCTCACCTCCTATCCGGGCAACTACTCCGAATATGTGTTGAAGATTTCGACGCAGCCAGGAGTATCAGTGCAAGAAGACGCGAAAGCACCCGTGTATCACAAGAGCCGCGAGCAGAAGAAGTTAGAGGCGGAGCAACGAAGCAAACAAGCGCGATTTAAAAAAGAGATCACTGAGCCGCTGGCAAAACTGGAGGAATCGATTGCCGTCAAAGAAGCTGAGATGAAGAGGCTGGAGAGTATTCTGGCAGATGACCGAATCTATTCAGACAGCCGCCATCAGGACTACATTCAAAAATACGAGCATTTGAAGAGAAGTCTGGAAGGCGAGTATAGGAAGTGGGAAGAATTACAGAAGCGAAAAGAAGAAG
This genomic stretch from bacterium harbors:
- a CDS encoding ATP-binding cassette domain-containing protein codes for the protein MIRFENIAIVFQGRSLFSNVNWQITEGHRIGLVGVNGSGKSTLLKLVTGLLEPDSGRIVRAKNFSVGYLPQELTSTSEQTVFDEALSGCGSAREIELQLQATERAMTETDPKSEEYAELVHEFGRLQHLFEEADGFTLQSKTARVLQGLAVPSEWWKLPLKQLSGGWQMRVHLARLILSAPSLLLLDEPTNHLDVESIVWLSSFLRTYEGGLVMISHDRYFLDENVREIVEIENRKLHFYAGNFSFYQQEKQNRLELLLNTYENQQGEIARTERFIERFRYKATKARQVQSRIKQLEKLERVELPDGTEEIHLRLPEAPRSGRVVLEGQKLGHSYGDKNVFSNLNFLLERGEKVALVGVNGAGKTTLLKILANVENPVEGSVNFGHNVFPAYYAQIVAEQFDLRNTVLKEMLREDTGHDETFLRTILGSFLFTGDAVYKKVSVLSGGEKSRLALAKILLRPSNLLLLDEPTNHLDMASKDILLEALQEYKGAILFIAHDRYFMDQLAQRILELKDGILTSYPGNYSEYVLKISTQPGVSVQEDAKAPVYHKSREQKKLEAEQRSKQARFKKEITEPLAKLEESIAVKEAEMKRLESILADDRIYSDSRHQDYIQKYEHLKRSLEGEYRKWEELQKRKEE